ACAAATTTTGATCCATCCGCTCTTTTTGCAGGCGCAATGTCATCACAAAATCGGCATCTTGTAAAGCCGGCTCGATTGTCCAATGCAGAAAGAGTCTACCCGCTCTGCCGGTGCCGAAATCTGCAAATAGCTGGGGCACGAGGGTAGGAGGGCCGGCAAGATGCACCTCTGCGCCGGTTGCCGTTAAACTCCAAATATTCGACCGTGCCACCCGCGAGTGCAGAATATCGCCGACAATTGCAATTTTTTTGCCTTCAAGCAGTTCTAAATGAGGCCGGTCTGGGTCTAATAAAGAACAAATCGTGAACAGATCGAGCAATCCTTGTGAAGGATGTTCATGCTGGCCATCACCGGCATTCAGAATCCCAACGCGGGAGTCTAGGCGATCCATCTCATCGGCAATCGCTTGGGGCACACCGGCTTGCTTGTGACGAATCACCATCATGTCACATCCCATCGCCAGATAAGTCTTCGCCGTATCCAAAATTGTCTCCCCTTTGGTTAGGGAAGACGTACCGGGGGCAAAATTCAGCGTATCAGCCGATAGCCGCTTTGCTGCCAGTTCAAAGCTGCTGCGAGTTCGGGTGGAAGGTTCAAAAAACAAATTCGCCACCAATTGACCCTGCAAAGAGGGCACTTTCTTCAAGCGTCGAGAGAGGACTTCCTGAAAACTTGCAGCCGTTTGCAAGACAGTATTGTATTCCTCTGAAACAAAGTCAGCCAGAGAAAGAATGTGCCGGCGCGTCCAAGTCGTTGTAGCCATGCAAAAGGAGGGATGAAGGAAAAGAGAAAATGGAAAAGGGACAAGCGAGAATTCTTGCGGTTTCCTTTCTCTTTTTACTGGTTTGTGTCAGGGCTGTAAATGGAGGATGTTTAGAGATACCCAAATCAGCGACAGAAAAATCATAAACCCAACCGCATCTAGTAATGTAGTTAGCAAAGGGCCGCTGATCAGCGCGGGATCTAGCTTTAAGCGCTTGAGTCCCATTGGCAGAATGGTTCCTAAAGTAACCGCAACAAAGACATTAATTGCCATCACTAAGCCGGCAACAAATCCCACCCAGCGCGACTGAGGGGACGTCCAAATCAGGGAAAGCAGGATCAGAGTCGTTCCTAACGTGAAAGCCGTTCCCAGGCCGGCTAAAACTTCCTTCGGGGCAGAAAGCGCGGCTTCGTCCCCACCGCTGACATCCGCTAGTTTTTGGATATCCTCAGTGGCTTCTTCTTCAAGACTGTCCACCACATCGTCAATGGTGATAATTCCCATCTACAATATAATCTCCCACATCCACAGCCGGCAGTTGATTCAACTAGAATTTCAACTGATTTAAGTCACTACTATTGGAAATAGAAATAGGCGCTTCTTGAGTGACCATAAAACCTTCGCTATCTCCCCCGCGCTGGGTGGCCATGTCTCCCAGCACGGGGGAGTTTAATACTGTCAGCAGATGGACTTTGATCCATAAAATACGCAAAATTCAACATCAGTTTCGTCACAAAGAAACCGCTAAAATTTAGGCTAACTCTTAAGGGGTTAAAGGACAATCCGCTGTAGCACCTAAATAGACAAATCGACGAACTGATCATTTTTAACTGAGGCACCAATGAACACTAGCCACAAATATCTGACTGCCCTGATCTCCAGCCTGCTTTTAGTCGGCTTGGGTAGCTGCACCCCTCCTCCAGGCAACCTTGGCAGTAACAATTCCTTGCCGAATCCCACTCCCTCAAATACAGCTAGTCCCACAGCAAAGCCCTCCTCAGAAGAATCTAAGGGTGAAACTTTAATCGGCAGCCAGCCTTTAAAGGCGTCGTCTCAAAATACTGTGAATGTGACGGTTTATGAAGCAGATAGTCAATGTGAGAAGGTACTTCCTAAAAAAGTTGCGGTGCCGGCAGATAAACAACTGGAAACTGCGGTTGGGAAGGTGCTGGAAAAATATGATACTGGCGACTTTGATTTAGCCGGTTATCGTGTTAATGTTGAACCGGCAACGGGTGAGGCAACCGTCGATTTTCGCATTGCGCCTGATTCTAAACGCAAGCTTGTTTCTCTATCAAGTTGCGAACAATTTGCCTTATTCAGCAGTTTGAATAAAACCTTAACCAGTAACCCAGACTGGAAAATCAAAACCGTTCGTTTCACTGAACAAGGCAAAGAAATTCTGCTTTAAAGTCTGGAAACAGCCGCACACTTTGCGAGATACCACCGCCAAGGCAATTCAGCGCCGGCAGTGATACCGATGCGGGTTGTTTGCACAAAGCTGATTGCCCCGGAGGCCAAATCTTGCTGAAATTTAGGGCTACGATGCTCTAACCATAGGGGTTGGCCGGCACGTAGCTCTAAAGCGGTTAAACTCAGGTCAATTTGCAGCGCCAGGCAAAGTTTACCAGGGCCGGCGGCAAGGCGATCGGGTTTTGTAATTTGGCGCGAATCAATCCAAGGCGGCATTGTTTCCAGCAGCAAAGCACGAACCAGCACAGCACTAGGCACGCCGTCGAGATCGGTGACAATGTTGAAGCAGTGATAAATTCCGTAAATTAAATAGACATAGCTCATCCCTGCCGGCCCAAACATCACCTGATTGCGCGCGGTGCGTCGCCTGTAGGCATGACAGGCCGGATCTCCCGGCCCATAGGCTTCGGTTTCTACAATCATCCCTCGAATTGTTTGCCCGTCGGCCAACTGCCGTACCAGGGTGCAACCCAGTAAGTCTGGTGCTACTTCTGTAGATGGACGCGCCAACCACGAAGGTTCTACGATCAGCTCGGACTGCGTTACATTCATAGTAATTTGTACCTGAAGGGTTCGGGTCTTGTCTAAATTGCCAGACTTTTGCTCTAGACAGAGTTTGAGCGAATTTTTAAACAAGTACCTAGAATTTCTCTGGGCAATTGAAACAGACGAATTTGGGACAAAACATGGATGTCAAGTTAATTCTGCTGGTATTGACGGGTGTGTTTATCGTGGCAACGCTGTTTTTTGGCACGAAAAACGGATTCTATGATACAGATAACTACCACGGGAATGGCTCTGCCCATTGAAGCATAAGCTGATTTATCTCTTAGAGCTAACGAAACACCTCATTTGGGGTGTTTTTTCATGCCTGGGATAGAGCCGGCATCTAATCTCATGTCGCGTTGCCCATCCTTAATCTATTCTGGTAAGGGCAATCATCTTGTAGCCACGAGATCACTCGCGACTTTGGCATCCTCTTCCTAAAAGCCGATCACCCCTGCCGGTTTTGTAAACTAAAGTAAAGGGACACTCATAATTTTTGACAAAAGCAGCATGGATATTTATCAAATTAAAGCCGACCTCAAGAGTTCTGATTCTCAAGCCCGAATGAGAGCCCTCACCGCATTGAGAAGCTATGAATCGGAGGTTGCGGTTCCCCTGCTGAAAACGAAATTGCGAGATCCAGAATTTTTGGTGCGTTCGTTTGTGGCGATGGGATTAGGGCGCAAACAAACACCAGAAGCCTTTGAGGCTTTAATCGATCTGGTAAAACATGATAACGATTACAATGTGCGAGCTGAAGCCGCGAACTCTCTATCTCTGTATGGGGAAGCCGCCGTTCCGCATCTGCTGCAAGTCTTTCGCGCAAACCGGCACTGGCTGATCCGCCGTAGTATTTTGGCGGCTTTTATCGAAATGCCCTACCCCGATATTTTGTTAGAAGTGTGTATCGAAGCGCTGGCAGACTCAGACTTGACGGTGCAGGAGGGGGCGGTTGATGGATTTGGATCACTTGCCGGTAAGCCGGAACAAGCGGCAGGACTGCAACAACTGCTGAGGTTAGTTAGCTCAGATGAGTGGCGCATTCGCCTTCGAGTGGCTAGGGTTTTGAGAAGATTTAACGATGCAGATGCCAGGGATGCCCTAAGCCGGTTGAGAGTGGATGAGGATCATCGGGTTGTGGCAGCAGTGCTAGAAGGTTTACTTTAGCAGTTTGCAGCTTACCGGCTCATTAACAGCAAGCTACCCAGCGTTAGAACTGTGGCAATCAGCGCCAGCCAGATAAATCGATTGTCTTTTGTATTGACTTGGCTTAGATCGACCGGCTCTACTTCGGCTTTTGGGCGTTGAGATTTAGAGCTTTTAGCTGGGGGAATGCTGGTTTGGCGAGCGGTTGCCTCACTTTCATCCAAGGCAGTTAAGTCGGGGATTTGAACCAGCCATTCCGGACGGGTGTTTAGTCTAGGCGCTTCCAAGATGTAAAGCAACCGGCGTCCTTGTTTGCGGGTGTCTAAATGCGGGTGGTGAGTTAGCTGGTTGCAGAGGGCGATCGCTTCTGCACGTTGACCGGCTGCTTCGTAGGCTGTCACTAGCCAAATCTGCACGTCTCCCCCTAAGCTGGAAGTGCGTTCTACAAGGGCACTGGCTTTTTGTAAATGCTGCACGGATTGGCGATACTGGCCGCTCTCAAAGGCAATTTTGCCGGCTTCATATTCGGTTCGGACTAGCTCTAAAGTTTCGGAATTCATTGCAAATTAGGTGACTTGTTGGTTGCTCTTAAATGTCTTCTTAAAGTTTAAATTTTATTACCAAGGAATCTGGAAGATTTTTATTATAAGCTGTGTCTGGTTATTATAGATAACCTGGATATTTTTTGGATACGCTACTTTATTTTAACTCAAAATAGGGGATTCAATTAAAATTTGATTGAATTACCTATAGAAAAGATTTATGGTTTAAGCTGAAGAATTTTAAACTAAATTTAGATTAATAATTCCAAAAAAGCAAAGATAATTTATAATAACAGAATAAAAAATTTGGCTAAAAGAAGAAAGCATCAACGGAGAAATAAAGTCTGTGAGCGACTTATTAAAAGGGGTGAATTTATATCTAGTTGGGATGATGGGTGCCGGCAAAACAACGGTGGGGCGCATATTGGCCAAGCAGCTCGGCTACCGCTTTGTGGATACGGATGAGTTAGTTGAGCAGGTTGCCGGTAAGTCAATTGCAGAGATATTTGAGACGGAGGGGGAAGAAGCTTTTCGGCAGACGGAAACCAAAGTTTTGGGGGAAGTGGCGGCTTATAAAAAGTTAGTGATCTCCACCGGCGGCGGAATTGTGCTGCGGCAGCAAAACTGGAGTTACTTGCATTACGGCATTGTGCTATGGCTAGACGTGCCGGTGGAACAGCTTTATGAGCGTTTGCGCCAGGATACCAGCCGGCCTTTGTTAAGAGATCCTGACCCTTTGGCAAAGCTGCACAGCCTTTACGAGAGCCGGCAACGCCTATACGCACAAGCGGATGTGCACGTCATCAGTGGTGCCGGTGAGACGCCACAACAACTTGCACCGCGAGTGCTTGAGGAAATTCGCAAAGCTCTTAAATCGGACGTTGCTAGTGCGGCTGAGTCAAATTAATCAGCAATAAATCGCACCATCAAGAGATTGTTGAGCCGCACCCTCTGCCGATAAACTGCAATTCAATCCTGTTTGCATAATTCTTACCCCATGCTTTCCGAACACGAATACTTTCAGCAAGCTGAAGCCACGCGGGTGCGAGTGCTGAGTGAAGCACTGCCTTACATCCAGCAGTTTGCCGGTCGCACGGTTGTTGTCAAATATGGCGGCGCGGCGATGAAAGATGGCACGCTCAAAGACCAAGTCATCCGCGATATCGTTTTTCTGTCCTGTGTTGGCATACGACCTGTTGTGGTTCACGGCGGTGGCCCGGAAATTAACAGCTGGTTAGATAAACTAGGCATTGAGCCACAATTTAAGAACGGTTTGCGCGTTACAGACTCCGCCACGATGGATGTCGTGGAGATGGTTTTAGTTGGTCGGGTAAATAAAGAACTGGTTTCTCTGATTAACCGTGCTGGCGGACAGGCAGTGGGACTGTGCGGCAAAGATGGTAACTTGTTCAATGCACGTCCCGAAGGTCAAGAAGGCATTGGCTTTGTTGGGGAAGTCACCAGTGTGAGAATCAATCTTTTAGAATCGTTGGTTAACGGCGGTTATATTCCCGTTGTCTCTAGTGTGGCGGCGGATTTAGAAGGTCAAGCTTATAATATCAACGCGGATACGGTTGCCGGTGAACTTGCGGCTGCTTTAGGTGCAGAAAAGTTGATTTTATTGACCGATACTGCCGGCATCTTGAAGGATTATAAAGACCCATCAACGTTAATTCCCAAGTTGAGTATTCAAGACGCACGAGATTTGATCGATACTGGTGTGGTCGCCGGCGGGATGATTCCCAAGGTAAAATGTTGTGTGCGTTCACTTGCCCAAGGCGTTAAGGCCGCTCATATTATCGATGGTCGCCTTCCCCACGCCTTGCTGTTAGAAATCTTTACTGACACTGGGATCGGTTCGATGATTGTGGGGTCTGAGTTTACCGCTTAAGTTGCCAGTGCCGGTGATGTCCCTAGCTGGCAGAATCGCGCCGGCACTGCTATCGTTATTTTGTTTTTTCCAGGTGAGAAGCCAGAACAATGGTTGCACTAGCGCTGTGCCGGTTTAAATTTTCTTTAAACTATCTAAGAACACTCCCCATTCTGCCCTATAGTACCGAAGGCTCGTCAAACTGCCGAGCTTATGCGGGCAGCTGTTCAGACT
Above is a window of Microcoleus sp. FACHB-672 DNA encoding:
- a CDS encoding DNA-3-methyladenine glycosylase — translated: MNVTQSELIVEPSWLARPSTEVAPDLLGCTLVRQLADGQTIRGMIVETEAYGPGDPACHAYRRRTARNQVMFGPAGMSYVYLIYGIYHCFNIVTDLDGVPSAVLVRALLLETMPPWIDSRQITKPDRLAAGPGKLCLALQIDLSLTALELRAGQPLWLEHRSPKFQQDLASGAISFVQTTRIGITAGAELPWRWYLAKCAAVSRL
- the argB gene encoding acetylglutamate kinase; amino-acid sequence: MLSEHEYFQQAEATRVRVLSEALPYIQQFAGRTVVVKYGGAAMKDGTLKDQVIRDIVFLSCVGIRPVVVHGGGPEINSWLDKLGIEPQFKNGLRVTDSATMDVVEMVLVGRVNKELVSLINRAGGQAVGLCGKDGNLFNARPEGQEGIGFVGEVTSVRINLLESLVNGGYIPVVSSVAADLEGQAYNINADTVAGELAAALGAEKLILLTDTAGILKDYKDPSTLIPKLSIQDARDLIDTGVVAGGMIPKVKCCVRSLAQGVKAAHIIDGRLPHALLLEIFTDTGIGSMIVGSEFTA
- a CDS encoding sporulation/spore germination protein — encoded protein: MNTSHKYLTALISSLLLVGLGSCTPPPGNLGSNNSLPNPTPSNTASPTAKPSSEESKGETLIGSQPLKASSQNTVNVTVYEADSQCEKVLPKKVAVPADKQLETAVGKVLEKYDTGDFDLAGYRVNVEPATGEATVDFRIAPDSKRKLVSLSSCEQFALFSSLNKTLTSNPDWKIKTVRFTEQGKEILL
- a CDS encoding HEAT repeat domain-containing protein, which translates into the protein MDIYQIKADLKSSDSQARMRALTALRSYESEVAVPLLKTKLRDPEFLVRSFVAMGLGRKQTPEAFEALIDLVKHDNDYNVRAEAANSLSLYGEAAVPHLLQVFRANRHWLIRRSILAAFIEMPYPDILLEVCIEALADSDLTVQEGAVDGFGSLAGKPEQAAGLQQLLRLVSSDEWRIRLRVARVLRRFNDADARDALSRLRVDEDHRVVAAVLEGLL
- a CDS encoding magnesium transporter — protein: MGIITIDDVVDSLEEEATEDIQKLADVSGGDEAALSAPKEVLAGLGTAFTLGTTLILLSLIWTSPQSRWVGFVAGLVMAINVFVAVTLGTILPMGLKRLKLDPALISGPLLTTLLDAVGFMIFLSLIWVSLNILHLQP
- a CDS encoding aspartate carbamoyltransferase catalytic subunit, with the translated sequence MATTTWTRRHILSLADFVSEEYNTVLQTAASFQEVLSRRLKKVPSLQGQLVANLFFEPSTRTRSSFELAAKRLSADTLNFAPGTSSLTKGETILDTAKTYLAMGCDMMVIRHKQAGVPQAIADEMDRLDSRVGILNAGDGQHEHPSQGLLDLFTICSLLDPDRPHLELLEGKKIAIVGDILHSRVARSNIWSLTATGAEVHLAGPPTLVPQLFADFGTGRAGRLFLHWTIEPALQDADFVMTLRLQKERMDQNLLPSLREYHQRFGITRERLKLCKPNVKVLHPGPVNRGVEISSDLMDDPEFSLISQQVTSGVAVRMALLYLMGGGKA
- a CDS encoding shikimate kinase, yielding MSDLLKGVNLYLVGMMGAGKTTVGRILAKQLGYRFVDTDELVEQVAGKSIAEIFETEGEEAFRQTETKVLGEVAAYKKLVISTGGGIVLRQQNWSYLHYGIVLWLDVPVEQLYERLRQDTSRPLLRDPDPLAKLHSLYESRQRLYAQADVHVISGAGETPQQLAPRVLEEIRKALKSDVASAAESN